A part of Legionella sainthelensi genomic DNA contains:
- a CDS encoding peptide MFS transporter, whose protein sequence is MWERYGFYVVQSLLALYLALYFKWPDKEVYALVGSFTALTYLSPVVGGWIADKLIGQKRAVLLGAVVLFISYCLLSLVDNPFVLTASLAGIAVGTGLLKPNISSLLGNEYLSGCARRESGFTIFYMGITTGIILGTTLPSILHDRFGWVASFTSAAIGMIIAFIVFSYGIKKYKIKDYNPFVFQYKKIIAAIALMIFLWSLSFYILNSPKLANLIFGLVVLFSAAYIMYSVSKENANQSRKTLVIGLLCIISVVFWAFYFQMFMSLTLFISRVVEPTFCGILFPPPYYVTIQSLGMLIIGFVLSRRNFKLNLIERGLSIGKKFLLAIFITTLAYAVIALVSNFTDKNSLLSPLLIIPAYLMFSLAELLLSPVGLSAITLLADKNKVSTMMGIFFVSLGIGGFLSGKLAALTAIPSGETNIAVLKTLYATAFTQQLGILFLASLCCLVLFAVIKFLLTHVHLTE, encoded by the coding sequence ATGTGGGAGCGTTACGGCTTTTATGTAGTTCAATCCCTTCTCGCACTTTATTTAGCGTTGTATTTTAAATGGCCTGATAAGGAAGTTTATGCTTTAGTTGGCTCGTTTACCGCTCTAACCTATCTTTCTCCAGTCGTTGGCGGTTGGATAGCCGACAAATTAATTGGCCAAAAAAGAGCAGTGTTACTCGGGGCTGTTGTTTTATTTATAAGTTATTGCTTACTCTCATTGGTAGATAATCCCTTCGTGCTTACTGCATCACTTGCTGGTATTGCCGTGGGCACTGGTTTACTAAAGCCCAATATTTCCTCCCTTTTAGGTAATGAATACCTTTCGGGTTGCGCTCGTCGTGAAAGCGGCTTTACTATCTTTTATATGGGAATAACCACCGGTATTATTTTAGGGACTACTTTACCAAGTATTTTACATGACCGCTTTGGCTGGGTAGCTTCTTTTACAAGCGCAGCAATTGGAATGATCATTGCTTTTATTGTCTTTTCATATGGAATCAAAAAATATAAAATAAAAGATTACAACCCTTTTGTTTTTCAATATAAAAAAATCATTGCAGCAATTGCTCTAATGATATTTCTTTGGTCTTTATCATTTTATATTTTGAATTCACCCAAATTAGCGAACCTTATCTTTGGACTTGTTGTTTTATTTTCTGCAGCTTACATCATGTATTCAGTGAGTAAGGAAAATGCGAATCAATCAAGAAAAACATTAGTTATTGGTTTACTATGCATTATTTCAGTGGTATTTTGGGCTTTCTATTTTCAAATGTTCATGTCGCTGACGCTGTTTATTTCACGAGTTGTTGAACCCACATTTTGTGGCATTTTATTTCCCCCCCCCTATTACGTTACCATCCAAAGTCTAGGCATGCTCATTATTGGTTTTGTCCTCTCACGCAGAAATTTCAAACTTAATTTAATTGAGCGTGGTTTAAGCATTGGAAAAAAATTCTTGCTTGCAATATTTATTACCACTTTAGCTTACGCGGTCATCGCATTGGTCAGTAATTTTACTGACAAGAACTCTTTACTCTCTCCACTTTTAATTATTCCTGCATATCTAATGTTTTCATTAGCCGAGCTACTTTTATCACCAGTGGGATTATCTGCAATTACACTTTTAGCCGATAAAAATAAAGTGAGCACTATGATGGGAATCTTTTTTGTTTCTCTAGGAATTGGAGGATTTCTATCTGGCAAGCTCGCAGCATTAACCGCAATTCCTTCTGGAGAAACGAACATTGCTGTATTAAAAACACTTTATGCTACCGCATTTACACAACAATTAGGTATTCTTTTTCTTGCCTCTTTATGCTGTCTGGTTTTATTTGCGGTCATTAAATTTTTATTGACGCATGTCCATTTGACTGAATAA
- the rnhB gene encoding ribonuclease HII: MLVAGVDEVGRGPLAGAVVTAAVILKEPIEGLTDSKKLSAKKRELLSLLIKEQAIAYAYGRAEVDEIDALNIHHATLLAMQRAIEALSVKPDQVLVDGLHIPKLNIPCKAIVQGDDLIPEISAASILAKVSRDAEMEALDAIYPGYGFAGHKGYPTVAHREALKRLGPSQIHRKSFALIGSLT; the protein is encoded by the coding sequence ATGCTTGTAGCTGGTGTAGATGAAGTCGGACGAGGGCCTTTGGCTGGAGCTGTTGTAACTGCTGCTGTTATTTTAAAAGAACCCATAGAGGGGCTTACGGACTCAAAAAAATTAAGCGCAAAAAAACGTGAATTACTCTCATTACTTATTAAAGAACAAGCTATTGCTTATGCTTATGGTCGGGCGGAAGTCGATGAAATTGATGCGCTTAATATTCATCATGCTACTTTGTTGGCGATGCAACGAGCCATAGAGGCTTTATCGGTTAAGCCTGATCAGGTATTAGTGGATGGTTTACATATTCCTAAGTTAAATATTCCGTGTAAGGCAATCGTTCAGGGTGATGATTTAATTCCCGAAATTAGTGCTGCCTCTATTCTTGCTAAAGTCTCCCGTGATGCAGAAATGGAAGCACTTGATGCGATTTATCCAGGATATGGTTTTGCTGGGCATAAGGGATATCCGACGGTCGCACATCGAGAAGCATTAAAACGACTTGGGCCAAGCCAGATTCACCGAAAAAGTTTTGCGCTAATCGGCAGTTTAACTTAA
- the rsfS gene encoding ribosome silencing factor, translating into MSEQNPMLDKVLHLLDDNQAIDVKVIDVRKQTTITDYMIIASGRSSRHVKAISQKIMEEMKSSGMPAMHCTGLETGDWALIDFSDLVVHVMQPEYRQYYNLESLWEDLP; encoded by the coding sequence ATGTCAGAACAAAACCCAATGTTAGACAAAGTGTTACATCTACTTGATGACAACCAAGCAATTGACGTTAAAGTAATCGACGTTCGCAAACAAACAACTATTACTGACTATATGATTATTGCTTCAGGTCGTTCATCGCGCCATGTCAAAGCAATCTCACAAAAGATAATGGAGGAAATGAAGTCCTCAGGAATGCCTGCAATGCATTGCACTGGCCTAGAAACAGGAGATTGGGCACTGATCGACTTTAGTGACCTTGTTGTCCATGTTATGCAACCTGAATACAGACAATACTATAATCTTGAGAGTCTTTGGGAAGATCTGCCTTAA
- a CDS encoding Gfo/Idh/MocA family protein, with product MSKIRCAVIGVGYLGRFHAQKYKLLSNVELVAVCDLDQKTVETVSHELQVPGYTNYHDLFDKVDAVSISATTNKHYEIAKSFLERGIHTLIEKPITETLSQAAELIQLAKMNNAKLQVGHLERFNSARLALDKYLDNPLFIDSQRLAPYNPRGADVNVILDVMIHDIDLILNMVNSPIISISAQGAPVLTNAIDIANARITFANHCVANLTASRISFKTERTTRIFQQNTYLSIDYQNKKFAVFKKGDGELFPGIPDITHEQKEFANGDALYEEIKAFIKCIEEDSIPLVTGEDGLQALETAEKITSLINANLMERHARI from the coding sequence ATGAGTAAAATTCGTTGTGCAGTAATTGGTGTCGGTTATTTAGGTAGATTTCACGCACAAAAATATAAACTTCTTTCTAATGTAGAATTAGTTGCCGTTTGCGATCTAGATCAAAAAACAGTAGAAACAGTATCGCATGAGTTACAAGTTCCCGGTTATACTAATTATCATGATTTATTTGATAAGGTTGATGCGGTAAGTATTTCGGCAACGACTAACAAACATTATGAAATTGCGAAATCTTTTTTAGAGCGGGGAATACACACCTTAATAGAAAAACCAATTACCGAAACATTATCACAAGCAGCTGAATTAATACAACTGGCCAAAATGAACAATGCTAAATTGCAAGTTGGGCATTTAGAGCGATTTAATTCCGCCCGACTCGCTTTAGATAAATACCTGGATAATCCATTGTTTATAGACTCACAACGTTTAGCTCCATACAATCCGCGTGGCGCTGATGTCAATGTGATACTTGATGTGATGATTCATGATATTGATTTAATTCTAAATATGGTTAATAGCCCTATTATTTCAATTTCTGCTCAAGGAGCCCCAGTACTGACAAACGCAATCGATATTGCTAATGCTCGCATTACTTTTGCCAACCATTGTGTTGCTAATCTTACAGCAAGCCGTATTAGTTTTAAAACTGAACGCACGACACGAATTTTTCAACAAAATACTTATCTTTCAATAGACTATCAAAATAAAAAATTTGCAGTCTTTAAAAAAGGTGATGGTGAGCTGTTCCCTGGAATTCCCGATATTACCCATGAACAAAAGGAATTTGCCAATGGAGATGCTTTGTATGAAGAAATAAAAGCTTTTATCAAATGCATTGAAGAAGATAGTATCCCGCTGGTTACTGGAGAAGACGGCCTACAGGCCCTGGAAACAGCAGAAAAAATTACTTCACTTATCAATGCTAACTTGATGGAACGCCATGCAAGAATCTAA
- a CDS encoding helix-turn-helix domain-containing protein gives MTVIETPETTQSIIKQDQGLQDLVYNLVSRFLAENKNKNIDDLYDMILSEVEPPLLQAVMEKRRGNQLQAAKMLGISRGTIRKKLQRYFGTKYFRLTDE, from the coding sequence ATGACTGTCATTGAAACACCTGAAACAACCCAAAGTATCATTAAACAAGACCAAGGTCTACAAGATCTAGTCTATAATTTAGTCTCTCGTTTTCTTGCCGAAAATAAAAATAAAAACATTGATGATCTATATGACATGATATTATCTGAGGTTGAACCTCCATTGCTTCAAGCAGTAATGGAAAAACGACGTGGCAATCAACTACAAGCTGCTAAAATGCTTGGCATTAGTCGCGGCACAATTAGGAAGAAACTTCAAAGATATTTTGGAACAAAATATTTTCGATTAACTGATGAATAG
- the lpxB gene encoding lipid-A-disaccharide synthase, which translates to MQESKRIVIIAGEESGDVHASVLIRQLKDAYPNIKISGIGGQHMQEAGAELISDLARFGVTGLTAVIRHLKVIREAFVAVKKHLNRQKPDLLILVDYPGFNLRLAKYAKQRLGIKILYYISPQIWAWKAKRIHLIKQCIDQMAVILPFEKAIYEKAKVPVNFVGHPLVEKISFSANDTQIQRDTLKLPADSRIIALLPGSRNNEIEHHMPILRDTALLLQKRHPNLYFVIPIANTINPEKIKHYFSETHLPISFIEGQALNCMAAADFVIVSSGTASLECALLEKPMCIIYKSSLLNYVLAMKFIKVKFLGLCNLLANRMIVPEFLQYDCNAYELTRYIDHFYNDPEQPHKMLTQLTKVKQSLSAEKSDRSLFDLVANELHKKNA; encoded by the coding sequence ATGCAAGAATCTAAACGGATAGTGATTATTGCGGGGGAAGAATCAGGGGATGTTCATGCATCAGTTTTGATTCGTCAATTAAAAGACGCCTACCCCAATATAAAAATTAGTGGAATAGGTGGCCAGCATATGCAAGAAGCAGGTGCAGAATTAATTTCTGATCTCGCGCGCTTTGGGGTAACAGGTCTTACAGCAGTCATTCGTCACCTTAAAGTAATTCGTGAGGCTTTTGTTGCAGTAAAGAAACATTTAAACCGGCAAAAACCAGATCTACTCATTCTGGTCGACTATCCTGGTTTTAACCTAAGATTAGCAAAATATGCAAAGCAAAGACTAGGCATTAAAATTCTTTACTATATAAGCCCCCAAATTTGGGCTTGGAAGGCCAAACGAATTCATCTTATAAAGCAATGCATTGACCAAATGGCGGTTATTTTGCCCTTTGAAAAAGCCATATATGAAAAAGCAAAAGTTCCAGTAAATTTTGTTGGCCATCCTTTAGTAGAAAAAATATCTTTCTCCGCCAACGATACTCAAATACAGCGCGACACACTTAAGCTTCCTGCCGACAGTCGAATTATTGCACTTCTTCCAGGAAGCCGTAATAATGAGATTGAGCATCATATGCCAATTTTACGTGATACAGCACTGCTTCTTCAAAAACGCCATCCTAACCTATATTTTGTCATTCCTATTGCGAATACAATTAATCCCGAAAAAATTAAACATTATTTTTCTGAAACCCACTTACCAATAAGTTTTATAGAGGGACAAGCATTAAATTGTATGGCCGCAGCAGATTTTGTCATTGTTTCCTCGGGAACCGCTTCTCTTGAATGTGCATTATTAGAAAAACCGATGTGTATTATTTATAAATCATCTTTACTCAATTATGTTTTAGCAATGAAGTTTATCAAAGTAAAATTTTTAGGCTTGTGTAATCTTCTAGCAAATAGAATGATCGTTCCTGAGTTCTTGCAATATGATTGCAATGCATATGAATTAACTCGTTATATTGATCATTTCTATAACGATCCTGAACAACCCCATAAAATGCTCACCCAATTAACTAAGGTGAAACAGTCGTTGTCTGCAGAAAAATCTGATCGCTCATTGTTTGATCTTGTGGCGAATGAATTGCACAAAAAAAATGCATAG
- the rlmH gene encoding 23S rRNA (pseudouridine(1915)-N(3))-methyltransferase RlmH: protein MLKVTVITLGNKMPAWVVQGSQEYAKRLNDGIQLKIIEIPLIRRSKSSDLSKILEKESVLIKEALPHNSRIIALDMGGKSFSSEELAIKISQLQHTDSHLCFLIGGPEGLSQETLNRCDERWSLSKLTLPHPLVRIILLETLYRAWSIIHNHPYHK, encoded by the coding sequence ATGCTAAAAGTTACCGTTATCACGTTAGGCAATAAAATGCCCGCTTGGGTCGTCCAAGGCTCTCAAGAATATGCAAAGCGACTTAATGACGGTATTCAGCTTAAAATCATCGAAATTCCTTTAATTCGTCGGAGTAAGTCTTCTGATTTAAGCAAGATTCTAGAAAAGGAATCAGTTCTAATTAAAGAAGCATTACCACATAATTCACGAATTATTGCTTTAGACATGGGGGGAAAATCATTTAGCAGTGAAGAGCTAGCAATTAAAATTTCCCAATTACAACACACAGACAGCCACCTTTGCTTTTTAATAGGTGGGCCAGAGGGACTCTCGCAAGAAACGCTCAATCGTTGTGATGAACGATGGTCTTTATCAAAACTTACTCTCCCCCATCCATTAGTGCGAATCATTTTATTAGAAACATTGTATAGGGCCTGGTCTATTATTCACAATCATCCGTACCATAAGTAA
- a CDS encoding L,D-transpeptidase, whose translation MKKFMYLAPLIGLLATSCVTDKPDVIADDAGQLHYTTPYQDDTRGQNVFPATWNVKGKKLFVFDPNADAWAAYDAQGNRVMTGSASGGMDHCPDSDQSCRTVTGTFAVFNKKGADCKSNEYPLARDGHVAGGAKMPYCMHFHDGYAIHAAYEVPKYNSSHGCIRVLPGAAKWLNENFIDVGTTVLVLPYA comes from the coding sequence ATGAAAAAATTTATGTATCTAGCCCCCCTAATTGGTCTTCTTGCAACTTCTTGTGTCACTGACAAACCTGATGTTATCGCTGATGATGCAGGTCAATTACATTACACCACCCCCTACCAAGATGATACACGAGGTCAAAATGTGTTCCCCGCGACATGGAATGTAAAAGGTAAAAAACTTTTTGTTTTTGATCCTAATGCTGATGCATGGGCGGCCTACGATGCTCAAGGTAATCGAGTAATGACAGGCAGCGCCTCTGGAGGCATGGATCACTGCCCTGACTCGGATCAATCATGTCGAACTGTTACTGGAACTTTCGCTGTATTTAATAAAAAAGGGGCTGATTGTAAATCCAATGAATATCCTCTTGCACGTGATGGTCACGTAGCCGGTGGCGCCAAAATGCCTTATTGCATGCATTTTCATGATGGCTACGCAATTCATGCGGCTTATGAGGTTCCTAAATACAATAGCAGCCATGGCTGTATTCGTGTCCTCCCAGGCGCTGCAAAGTGGCTCAATGAGAATTTTATTGATGTAGGTACAACCGTATTAGTTCTTCCTTATGCATAA
- the rodA gene encoding rod shape-determining protein RodA, which produces MNRLNSKPVYRFTAKSLHLDFPLLGLLLVLISFGLLILYSASNANTGMILRQSMRLIFASFIMLVLGFIPPHKYKIWTPWIYSVGLTLLIAVMLMGKIGKGAQRWLELGLFRFQPSEIMKLAVPMMAAWYFDRQARPSSFKAIAVAGLIICVPALLIAKQPDLGTAIMVSAAGLCVVFLAGIRFKVILLLILMVGSAIPVIWHVMHDYQKQRVYTLLDPEQDPLGAGYHIIQSKIAIGSGGLAGKGWLEGSQSHLNFLPEHATDFIFAVSSEEFGFAGGFAIIALIVMIALRSLHIASNAQTTFTRLLAASLAMSFFMSGFVNIGMVMGIIPVVGIPLPLVSYGGTAMVTFLASFGILMSISSHKILFNSLN; this is translated from the coding sequence ATGAACAGACTCAATAGTAAACCCGTTTATCGTTTTACTGCGAAATCATTACACTTAGACTTCCCCTTATTGGGCTTATTGCTTGTATTGATTAGTTTTGGTCTTTTGATTTTGTATAGTGCCTCTAACGCGAACACGGGAATGATCTTACGTCAATCAATGAGACTCATTTTTGCCTCGTTCATTATGCTTGTGCTTGGTTTTATTCCCCCCCATAAATACAAAATTTGGACACCATGGATATATAGCGTAGGATTAACTTTATTGATTGCAGTAATGCTGATGGGGAAAATCGGTAAAGGAGCTCAACGCTGGCTCGAATTAGGTTTATTCCGATTTCAACCGTCGGAAATCATGAAATTAGCTGTACCCATGATGGCTGCTTGGTATTTTGATCGTCAAGCTCGCCCGAGTAGTTTTAAAGCGATTGCTGTCGCAGGACTGATTATCTGTGTCCCCGCATTATTAATTGCCAAACAGCCTGATTTGGGTACTGCGATAATGGTCTCAGCTGCTGGATTATGTGTTGTATTTTTAGCAGGAATTCGCTTTAAAGTGATTCTATTACTTATACTTATGGTAGGATCAGCTATTCCAGTCATCTGGCATGTGATGCATGATTATCAAAAGCAACGAGTTTATACCCTGCTTGATCCAGAACAAGATCCTCTGGGTGCAGGATACCATATCATTCAATCAAAAATTGCTATTGGCTCAGGCGGGCTTGCAGGAAAAGGTTGGTTAGAGGGAAGTCAATCCCATCTTAATTTTTTACCAGAACATGCCACTGATTTTATTTTTGCTGTAAGTAGCGAAGAGTTTGGCTTTGCTGGTGGATTCGCGATCATTGCTCTTATTGTCATGATCGCTTTGCGTAGTCTCCATATTGCATCTAATGCCCAAACTACATTTACCCGCTTATTAGCAGCAAGTCTCGCTATGTCCTTCTTCATGTCTGGATTTGTTAATATCGGCATGGTCATGGGAATAATACCTGTTGTCGGTATTCCATTACCGCTGGTAAGCTATGGAGGAACAGCAATGGTTACCTTTTTAGCAAGTTTTGGTATCTTGATGTCTATTAGCTCGCACAAGATTTTATTTAACAGTTTAAATTAA
- the mrdA gene encoding penicillin-binding protein 2 — MSRNQSFKNYRIESRHQLFRINLLVAFLIILSLILVLRLAFLQISEFKKYQTLSLKNQMSIIPIAPPRGVILDRNGVLLAENVPVYVLEIIPEHVKNMEHTLAELQKLIPSISDEDIENFKRTRKQNRSFVPVPIKLKLTQEEVAIFAINQYHFPGVSIKARLMRHYPLGAITAHVLGYVGRINLQELKAVDPTNYRATNFIGKAGIEKYYEDILHGKVGYQMVETDVSGRTLRTIDKINPHSGSKLYLSLDVRLQQAAYEALKDKRGAAVAINTKNGEVLAMVSSPSFDPNIFVAGVSSKEYKKLSNTLQRPLFNRAVRGVYPPASTIKPFVGLAGLEKGFITTATTIYDPGKYKLPNSSHIYRDWKKTGHGMINFKRAITVSCDTYFYQLGNKMGISNIEDMLVKFGLGHLSQIDLHEEASGIVPSLRWKKQTKGVPWYPGDTLITSIGQGFMLATPLQMANATASLSQHGRRFRPHLLTKTVNSDSGEVKRYKPIEEYPIYLKDEANWDIVADAMHNVLISNEGTGYRFGRNPPYPVAGKTGTAQVFSGRQYEKTKYEDIPEALRDNSLFIAFTPVEEPEIAIAVVVENDVAASMVARKVLDTYYKLYPMKKKNEQTQ; from the coding sequence ATGAGTCGAAATCAATCATTTAAAAATTATCGAATCGAATCTCGGCATCAACTTTTCAGAATTAACTTGCTGGTCGCTTTTCTTATTATTTTATCTTTAATCCTAGTTTTAAGGCTCGCATTTCTACAAATTTCTGAATTCAAAAAATACCAAACACTTTCACTAAAAAATCAAATGAGTATCATTCCGATTGCGCCACCAAGAGGGGTTATTCTTGACAGAAATGGAGTATTGTTGGCAGAAAATGTACCCGTGTATGTTTTGGAAATTATTCCTGAACATGTAAAGAATATGGAGCATACGTTAGCTGAATTGCAAAAACTAATTCCTTCAATTTCTGACGAAGATATTGAAAATTTTAAGCGCACTCGCAAACAAAATCGCTCATTTGTCCCCGTCCCCATCAAATTAAAATTGACTCAGGAAGAAGTTGCCATTTTTGCGATTAATCAATACCATTTTCCAGGTGTGAGCATTAAAGCTCGTCTGATGCGTCACTACCCTTTAGGAGCAATAACGGCACATGTTCTTGGTTATGTAGGTAGAATCAATCTCCAAGAATTAAAAGCAGTAGATCCTACCAATTACCGAGCTACAAACTTTATTGGTAAAGCCGGCATTGAAAAATACTACGAGGATATTCTCCACGGCAAAGTTGGATATCAAATGGTAGAAACTGATGTTAGTGGTCGTACTCTAAGAACAATTGATAAAATTAATCCTCATTCCGGATCAAAACTCTATTTAAGCCTTGATGTCAGACTGCAACAAGCAGCTTATGAAGCATTAAAAGATAAGCGTGGAGCTGCCGTAGCTATTAATACTAAAAATGGTGAAGTTCTGGCTATGGTAAGCTCTCCTAGTTTTGATCCCAATATTTTTGTGGCTGGAGTAAGCTCTAAGGAATACAAAAAACTTTCTAATACCTTACAAAGACCGCTATTTAATCGTGCTGTTCGCGGTGTCTATCCTCCTGCATCAACAATTAAACCTTTTGTTGGTTTAGCAGGTTTAGAAAAAGGATTTATAACTACAGCAACAACAATCTATGATCCAGGTAAATATAAACTACCTAACTCCAGCCATATCTATAGAGACTGGAAAAAAACAGGACATGGAATGATCAATTTTAAAAGAGCAATCACTGTTTCGTGCGATACTTATTTTTATCAGCTTGGAAATAAAATGGGTATTTCCAATATTGAGGATATGCTTGTCAAATTTGGTCTAGGCCATTTAAGCCAAATTGATCTCCATGAAGAAGCTTCTGGTATCGTCCCAAGCTTGCGTTGGAAAAAACAAACTAAAGGTGTGCCCTGGTATCCTGGTGATACCTTAATTACTTCCATAGGACAAGGATTTATGTTAGCTACACCATTACAGATGGCTAACGCAACAGCATCCTTAAGTCAACATGGCCGCCGATTCAGACCTCATTTATTAACAAAAACCGTAAATAGTGACAGTGGGGAGGTAAAACGATATAAACCCATAGAAGAATACCCAATTTATCTGAAAGATGAAGCAAACTGGGACATAGTTGCTGACGCCATGCATAATGTTTTAATCAGTAATGAAGGTACAGGTTATCGTTTTGGTCGCAATCCACCCTACCCTGTTGCGGGAAAGACGGGAACTGCCCAGGTTTTTAGCGGCAGACAATATGAAAAAACAAAATATGAAGACATCCCTGAAGCATTACGAGACAATTCATTGTTTATTGCTTTTACTCCGGTTGAAGAACCAGAAATTGCAATAGCAGTGGTTGTAGAAAATGATGTTGCCGCCTCAATGGTTGCTCGCAAAGTACTTGATACATATTATAAACTTTATCCGATGAAAAAGAAAAATGAACAGACTCAATAG